Proteins from one Pelorhabdus rhamnosifermentans genomic window:
- the lpxD gene encoding UDP-3-O-(3-hydroxymyristoyl)glucosamine N-acyltransferase — protein sequence MRTLQELADVVGGNLQGDGSLIIEGVTNLDDAGARQITFAVPPHLEKAVRSSAGAVIIPPEAASNFPKPAIIVENPRVAFMTLLELFTPKPVIEPGIHSSAVIGKNVSMGKNVAILPHVVIADDVVIGDNAIIYPHVYIGQGVKIGRSVLIYPSVTIREFCQIGHDVIIHANTVIGSDGFGFVTVKGKHEKVPQVGNVVIGNRVEIGANVGIDRATTGSTIVKDGTKIDNLVHLAHNVVIGEDCFLCAQVGIAGSAQIGNQVIFAGQSGCNGHITVGDNCIFAARSAPIKDVPAGSFQAGFPARSHREWLKVEAALSKVPDLLKKVKQLEKQLHDLENRLP from the coding sequence ATGAGAACATTACAAGAATTAGCTGATGTGGTGGGAGGGAATTTACAAGGTGACGGTTCGTTAATTATTGAAGGTGTTACCAATTTGGATGATGCGGGGGCACGGCAGATTACTTTTGCTGTGCCGCCTCATCTTGAAAAAGCCGTTCGATCTTCGGCTGGCGCTGTGATTATTCCGCCTGAAGCAGCGTCCAATTTTCCTAAACCCGCTATTATTGTAGAAAATCCCCGTGTTGCTTTTATGACTTTATTGGAATTATTTACGCCTAAGCCTGTGATAGAACCAGGGATTCATTCCAGCGCCGTCATTGGAAAAAATGTGTCCATGGGTAAGAATGTAGCCATTTTACCTCATGTTGTCATTGCTGATGACGTCGTGATTGGTGACAATGCCATTATTTATCCGCATGTTTACATTGGGCAGGGTGTGAAGATTGGTCGTTCAGTTTTAATTTATCCCAGCGTCACGATTCGTGAATTTTGTCAGATTGGTCATGATGTCATCATTCATGCCAATACAGTCATTGGCAGTGACGGTTTTGGCTTTGTCACAGTCAAGGGAAAGCATGAAAAGGTTCCGCAAGTGGGCAATGTTGTTATTGGGAATCGTGTAGAAATTGGTGCCAATGTCGGTATTGATCGGGCTACAACAGGCAGTACGATTGTTAAAGATGGTACCAAGATTGATAATCTCGTTCATCTGGCTCATAATGTTGTCATTGGTGAAGATTGTTTTCTTTGTGCCCAGGTAGGCATTGCGGGCAGTGCGCAAATTGGCAATCAGGTGATTTTTGCCGGACAATCAGGCTGCAATGGACATATTACGGTTGGTGATAATTGTATTTTTGCCGCTCGCTCAGCACCTATTAAGGATGTGCCTGCGGGTTCTTTTCAGGCTGGATTTCCAGCACGCTCTCATCGGGAATGGCTCAAAGTCGAGGCGGCTTTGTCGAAAGTTCCAGATTTACTTAAAAAGGTGAAGCAACTGGAGAAGCAGCTTCATGACCTCGAAAACAGGTTACCGTAG
- a CDS encoding YjbH domain-containing protein, producing the protein MNKNFINKMIFSLSIGLLMTATATAAPSLQGSTGLINTQTADILQEGQFTLGVDHVHEGTVQNVAVGVVPRVEVGVADLHYIGQADKMLFNAKYSLLSEQMLLPGLSVGVEDAFNKNQRTSYLAISKTLPFGFRIHAGYGNGRYHGIFGGLEKTINPIGFTGASTFPATTLIAEYDGSAFNYGARLSIIPGLKIEGGIRNHAGYYGINFTM; encoded by the coding sequence ATGAATAAAAATTTTATCAATAAAATGATATTTTCCTTAAGTATCGGACTGCTCATGACTGCCACGGCGACGGCCGCACCGAGTTTACAGGGATCTACCGGACTCATCAATACGCAGACAGCTGATATTTTGCAGGAAGGGCAGTTTACTTTGGGAGTGGATCATGTTCATGAGGGTACCGTGCAAAACGTCGCAGTGGGGGTTGTACCGCGTGTTGAAGTGGGTGTGGCAGATCTCCATTATATTGGACAAGCCGATAAAATGTTGTTCAATGCTAAATATTCACTATTGTCGGAACAGATGCTGTTACCCGGTTTATCCGTCGGTGTGGAAGATGCTTTTAACAAAAATCAGCGAACCTCCTATTTAGCAATAAGTAAAACCTTGCCTTTTGGGTTTCGTATTCATGCCGGCTATGGAAATGGACGTTATCATGGTATTTTTGGCGGATTGGAGAAAACCATTAATCCAATTGGTTTTACTGGTGCAAGTACCTTTCCAGCCACCACGTTAATTGCCGAATATGATGGCAGTGCCTTCAATTATGGTGCTCGGTTATCTATTATTCCCGGGCTTAAGATTGAGGGCGGTATTCGTAATCACGCTGGTTATTATGGAATTAACTTTACCATGTAG
- a CDS encoding OmpH family outer membrane protein, whose translation MGIKFSGVIVSLLLGTTLLLGGCGTQPAIGILDVNKVMSDSPQVKALQDQLNAKGKELSDQLEKDKTTISEDEFKKRQEAAYGDFLKTKQDLEGQIDSNIKQTLEQVSKDKKLSIVIYKNSIAQGGVDITDDVIAKMPAAPATPAPAK comes from the coding sequence ATGGGAATAAAATTTTCAGGAGTAATCGTCTCACTATTGCTCGGAACGACCCTGTTGCTTGGTGGTTGCGGCACTCAGCCTGCTATTGGCATTCTTGATGTCAATAAGGTTATGTCAGATAGTCCGCAAGTCAAGGCCTTGCAGGATCAATTGAATGCGAAGGGCAAGGAATTGAGCGATCAGTTAGAAAAAGATAAAACGACGATTAGTGAGGACGAATTTAAGAAACGTCAGGAAGCAGCTTATGGCGACTTTTTAAAAACCAAGCAAGATCTTGAAGGGCAGATTGATAGCAATATTAAGCAGACCTTAGAACAAGTTTCAAAAGACAAAAAGTTAAGCATTGTCATTTATAAAAATAGTATCGCGCAGGGCGGCGTAGATATTACAGATGACGTGATTGCTAAAATGCCGGCAGCACCAGCAACGCCAGCACCAGCAAAGTGA
- a CDS encoding lysophospholipid acyltransferase family protein, with the protein MYTFVIIFSRVICLLPHRLRRWIGNLLGQFCWLIVPTKRKNMAVKNAELSLNITKAEATGIVKQSVTRFGRMFMEVLYLPKITPEKMLTHVSMVGVEHLKAALAADKGVVLATAHSGNWEIMGAALAMLGFPLVAVVQKQTSAAMDRFINDYRTLAGMHVTYKSGVREMVRLLGQGMIIGLLADQDAGQDGVFVNFFGREASTPQGPAALARLKDAPIIPAFITQEATGNHTIHIYPAVWVHKTADRDDDIAVATQIVTTTVEQHIRRYPGEWFWLHNRWKTKRPY; encoded by the coding sequence TTGTATACTTTCGTGATTATTTTTAGCCGCGTCATTTGCCTCTTACCCCATAGACTTCGGCGATGGATTGGCAATCTGCTTGGGCAGTTTTGTTGGCTCATTGTGCCGACTAAGCGCAAGAATATGGCAGTAAAGAATGCCGAGCTCAGTCTGAACATAACGAAAGCTGAAGCTACAGGCATTGTAAAACAAAGTGTCACCCGTTTTGGGCGGATGTTCATGGAAGTACTTTATTTGCCGAAAATCACGCCGGAAAAAATGCTTACGCATGTTTCAATGGTCGGTGTAGAGCATTTAAAAGCTGCACTGGCCGCAGACAAAGGCGTGGTTCTTGCAACAGCTCATAGTGGAAACTGGGAGATCATGGGGGCTGCCCTTGCAATGCTTGGGTTTCCCCTTGTTGCTGTTGTACAAAAGCAGACGAGTGCGGCCATGGATCGGTTTATTAACGACTATCGAACCTTGGCTGGCATGCATGTGACATATAAAAGTGGTGTCCGTGAAATGGTGCGGCTGCTCGGCCAAGGAATGATTATTGGTTTACTAGCTGATCAAGATGCCGGACAGGATGGTGTATTTGTAAATTTTTTTGGTCGTGAAGCTTCAACGCCGCAAGGCCCTGCTGCACTGGCCCGTTTAAAAGATGCCCCCATTATTCCGGCTTTTATTACCCAAGAGGCTACAGGAAATCACACTATTCATATTTATCCAGCCGTATGGGTTCATAAAACCGCGGATCGTGATGACGATATTGCTGTTGCAACACAGATTGTTACAACAACTGTTGAGCAGCACATTCGTCGTTATCCAGGGGAGTGGTTTTGGCTGCACAACCGCTGGAAAACAAAACGACCATATTAA
- a CDS encoding OmpH family outer membrane protein, translated as MLKNKKMVRLVSLGVAILFLIGVAGIALTQSGGKMALASGNPSSNIGVVNSNLVFQQHPDLAKIDQQMQDEVAQAKKDFDEKSATMNDKEKQDYYSQTQQRLQLKQQELIAPVRTQIDNAIKAVADTKGITIVLDKSTVVFGGQDLTDDVIKKISGK; from the coding sequence ATGTTAAAAAACAAAAAAATGGTACGATTGGTTTCCTTGGGAGTTGCCATACTATTCTTAATCGGTGTAGCAGGTATCGCTCTTACGCAAAGTGGTGGGAAAATGGCATTGGCATCAGGCAATCCATCCTCCAACATTGGCGTAGTCAATAGCAACTTAGTTTTTCAACAGCATCCTGATTTAGCCAAAATTGATCAGCAGATGCAAGACGAAGTGGCACAAGCAAAAAAAGATTTTGATGAGAAATCAGCCACAATGAATGACAAAGAAAAGCAAGATTATTATAGCCAGACGCAGCAGCGGCTGCAATTGAAACAGCAGGAACTGATTGCGCCTGTTCGTACTCAAATTGATAATGCTATTAAAGCCGTAGCAGATACGAAAGGGATCACCATTGTTCTTGATAAAAGCACCGTTGTATTTGGCGGTCAGGATCTTACGGATGATGTCATTAAGAAAATTTCCGGCAAATAA